The following proteins come from a genomic window of Lachnoclostridium phytofermentans ISDg:
- the rsxA gene encoding electron transport complex subunit RsxA encodes MKELLLVLIAAALVNNVVLSRFLGLCPFLGVSKKISTAAGMGGAVIFVITIASALCSVIYDVVLVPLDLKYMNTIVFIILIAALVQFIEMFLKKFSPGLYNALGVYLPLITTNCAVLGVAIDNVQKGNGFVISVVYGAGTAIGFLIAIVIMAGVRERIENNNVTKSFQGSPIVLITAGLMSIAFMGFAGLL; translated from the coding sequence ATGAAGGAATTATTACTAGTGCTTATTGCAGCAGCGCTCGTGAATAACGTAGTTTTAAGTCGTTTCCTCGGCTTATGTCCGTTTCTCGGCGTTTCTAAAAAAATTAGTACAGCAGCAGGTATGGGTGGAGCAGTAATCTTCGTTATTACCATAGCCTCTGCATTATGTAGTGTAATCTATGATGTGGTTTTGGTTCCACTTGACTTAAAATATATGAATACGATTGTATTTATTATTTTAATTGCAGCCTTAGTTCAGTTTATTGAAATGTTCTTAAAGAAGTTCTCACCAGGTCTATACAATGCACTCGGTGTATACCTTCCATTAATCACAACAAACTGTGCAGTTCTCGGTGTTGCCATCGATAACGTCCAAAAGGGAAATGGCTTTGTAATTAGTGTTGTTTATGGTGCTGGTACGGCTATTGGTTTCTTAATTGCTATTGTTATTATGGCAGGTGTAAGAGAGCGAATTGAGAATAACAATGTCACGAAATCCTTCCAAGGTTCACCAATTGTGTTGATTACAGCAGGATTGATGTCAATTGCCTTTATGGGATTTGCAGGCTTGTTATAG
- a CDS encoding RnfABCDGE type electron transport complex subunit B, which yields MQGLITAAAIVGGVGLIIGILLGLAAKVFEVEVDERELIVRDLLPGNNCGGCGYPGCDGLAKAIAAGEAPVSGCPVASAEIHAKIGEVMGTEAIESERNVAFVKCNGTCDKTNVKYHYTGTPDCKKISTVPGNGEKTCIYGCMGYGSCVRACAFDAIHVVNGIAVVDKEKCVACGKCITACPNDLIEFVPVSSTCKVQCNSKDKGKDVNAACSVGCIGCMMCVKVCESDAVTVTNNLAHIDYSKCTHCGKCAEKCPRKIITIA from the coding sequence ATGCAAGGGCTTATTACAGCAGCAGCTATTGTTGGTGGTGTTGGCTTAATCATTGGTATTCTTCTTGGACTTGCAGCCAAGGTATTTGAGGTTGAAGTAGATGAACGTGAGTTAATAGTAAGAGATTTATTACCTGGTAATAACTGTGGTGGCTGTGGATATCCAGGTTGTGATGGGCTAGCAAAAGCGATTGCAGCTGGTGAAGCACCTGTGAGTGGATGTCCTGTTGCAAGCGCCGAAATTCACGCTAAAATTGGTGAAGTTATGGGTACAGAAGCAATAGAGAGTGAACGTAATGTTGCATTTGTAAAATGTAATGGTACCTGTGATAAGACAAACGTAAAGTATCACTATACTGGAACTCCAGATTGTAAGAAGATTTCTACGGTACCTGGAAATGGCGAGAAGACTTGTATCTATGGTTGTATGGGTTATGGTAGCTGTGTACGTGCTTGTGCATTTGATGCAATTCATGTTGTAAATGGTATTGCGGTAGTAGATAAAGAAAAATGTGTTGCATGTGGAAAATGTATTACAGCGTGTCCAAACGACTTAATTGAATTTGTTCCAGTAAGTTCAACTTGCAAGGTACAATGTAACTCTAAGGATAAGGGCAAAGATGTGAACGCTGCATGTAGCGTTGGATGTATTGGATGTATGATGTGTGTGAAGGTATGCGAAAGCGATGCAGTCACCGTAACCAATAATCTTGCTCAC